In Halolamina litorea, the genomic window GGCGAGCACGAGGAACTCCACGCGGCCTGGGAGGACGCCGGCGACCGGCTCGTCGGCCGCGTCGACGGCCTGCCCGGCGAAGTCGCTCGCGGCGAGACGGAGTTCCCGGCGGCGACGGAGTTGGCCTGTTCGGCGGTCAAACACGGCCTCGACATCCCGGCGCCGTTCGCGGCCCTCGATACGCTCGCCTACCGGGACCACGGCTCGGCGTACGCGGTTCAGTGGGCCGAGAAGACGATGGCCGCACTTGCGGAGTAACGGTCCGTTTCGACTGCACGAAGCGTTTCGACTCGACCGACTGCTTCGAGTGGACGATCCCTTTCCACTGCAGCGACCGATTCGGTTGCACCGCGCCCGCCCCGTGTTTCGGGTGGAGTCGGCTCGGAACGCGCGGTCACGGGCCGGAACGCTTCGTCGCCGAGTCCGCGCTCACTCGTGGGGTTCGTAGCTCACGGTTCCGTCGTCGTCGAGTCGAACCGTCGCGTCGAACAGGGCGGCGAACGCCTCGACGGTCTCGTCGTCGTGGACCTCACTGGAGAGGTGGAACATACAGACGGCGTCGTGTTCGGCGACCAGTTCGATCAACCGTTCGGCGGCTTCGAGCGCGGCGTCCTCGTCGCCGTAGTAGGCGAGTTCACTGAGGGAGTCGAGGGTGATTCGGCGGCGCCCCTCGGAGTCCTCGAGGAACGACTCGACCTGTTCGACGATTCCCTCCACGTCGTCGGGCCCGGCCGCGTAGTGGATGTGTGGGGCCGAGCGCCGCGAGTAGCCCCGTTCGACCGAGAGCGTGTCGAGGATCACCGCCTTTTGCTCGTCAACCTCGTAGTAGTCGAGTTTCTGTTCGACCTCGCGGGCCGTCGTCCGCGTGGAGATCACGAGGAAGCGGTCGGTGTCGGCGCTGAGGAAGTCGGTGTCCACGCGGTCCGTCTCCCCGATACTCGGGTGTAACAACAACAACGCGGTCCCGCTCGGGACGGTTTCGGGTGCGCCGTCGATGGCGAGGTCGTACTCCATAGACGCTTGTACGCCGGCGGTGACTTCAAACTCGCGGCAAGGACACCCCGCTCGACGGGAAGCCGAACCGGTTTTTGCCGGTCACGACCGAACCCCGGCCATGAGCGTTCGTGAGGAGTTCGACGCGTGGGCGGCCGAGGGCCGGGAACAGGGGATGGAAGAGCGTCACTGGCACACCGCACGGCCGATCCTCGCGCGGATACCCGTCGAGGACGGCGACACCGTACTCGATCTGGGCACCGGTAGCGGCTACGCGCTGCGGGCGCTGCGCGAGCGCGGCATCGACGCCGGCTACGGCCTTGACGGCTCCCCCGAGATGGCTCGGAAGGCCGCGGGCTACACCGACGACGACGCCGTGGGCTTCCTCGTCGGCGACTTCGATCACCTCCCCTTCGCCGACGACTCGGTGGATCACGTCTTCTCGATGGAGGCGTTCTACTACGCGAACGATCCAGACCGCGTGCTCTCGGAGATCCGCCGAATCCTCCGACCCGGCGGGACGTTCTACTGTGCGGTCAACTACTACGAGGAGAACGTCGCCTCCCACGACTGGCAGGCGAACATCGAGGTGGAGATGACCCGCTGGAACCGCGAGCAGTACCGCGAGGCGTTCCGCGAGGCCGGCCTCCACGTCGCCGAACAGGACACCGTCCCGGACCGCGAGATCGAGATCCCCGAGGCGTCTGCGTTCCCCCACGAGGGGTTCGCCGACCGCGGGGCGATGGTCGAGCGCTACCGGACGTGGGGGACGCTGCTCACCGTCGGCGTCGCGCCCTGAGCACGGCTCCCCGACCGCGCGCTACTCCGCGTCTCCCCGACGCCGCCGTTCGTTGAGCAGCGTCGGGACCACCACGCCGAGGCCGATCAGCAGCGCGAACTGGGCGACTCGTCCGGCGTCCACCTGTGCGGCGGCGTACCAGCCGAGGACGCCGAGGAACACGAACAGGAACGTCGTCTTCTGCTCGGTCGAGAGGATCGGCTCGTCGCTCATGGGTACTCCCTCCGACCGGTCGGAGTTAGCTGTACCGACGCCGTGGGCGGTGAGTCACCGTTCAGTCGCCGCGCGGTTCGATCCCGACGCCCTCCGCGATCAGTTCGTGGGAGCGGAGCGCGGCGTCGTGGTCCGGGACGACGTGTTGGACCATCATCTCGTCGACGCCCACCCGGTCGGCCAACTGCTCGAACAGTCCCGCGAGCGTCTCCGGGCTGCCGGAGATGGCACGGGGCCACTCGTCCGCATCGAGCGTCGCCGGCGTCGGCTCGGGCACCCCGCCGAGTTCGTCGATCGCTTCCTCGACGGTCGGCGTCGACCCGACGTCGCCGCGCTGGAGCCGTTTGAACGACGCCTCGGCGACCGCACGCAGCCGCGCTGCCTCCTCGTCGGTCTCGGCGGCGACGGCGTTGAGTGCGACCATCCCCTCGGGTTCGTCGATCCCCCCAGCCAGCGAGGAGGGCTCGAACGCCTCGCGGTAGGCCTCGAACGCCGGCACCGCGAAGCTCGGACGGATGAACGCCGCGAAGCAGAAACGCAGCCCCAGTTGGCCGGCGATCTTCGCGCTCGACGCGCTGGAGCCGAGCACCCACGGAACGGGCTCGTCGGCGCCCGAGCGGGGGATCTCGATGTCGGCGTACTGGTGGGCCTCGGGGAAGTCGTCGTAGAGGTGGTTCACGACGGCGGTGATCTTCTGGCGGTGGTCCTCGTCGGGGTTCTTGACGCGTCGGCTGGTCCCGAGCGCGCGATCGACCGCCGGCGAACCGTTCGCACGCCCGAGACCGGCGTCGACGCGTCCCGGCGCGAGGGCGTCGATGGTGCCGAACTGCTCGGCGACCTTGAAGGGGTTGTAGTGGTTCAGCAGCACCGCGCCCGAA contains:
- a CDS encoding DUF7090 family protein — protein: MEYDLAIDGAPETVPSGTALLLLHPSIGETDRVDTDFLSADTDRFLVISTRTTAREVEQKLDYYEVDEQKAVILDTLSVERGYSRRSAPHIHYAAGPDDVEGIVEQVESFLEDSEGRRRITLDSLSELAYYGDEDAALEAAERLIELVAEHDAVCMFHLSSEVHDDETVEAFAALFDATVRLDDDGTVSYEPHE
- a CDS encoding LLM class flavin-dependent oxidoreductase, with the protein product MDLSVVDLSPVPEDGTATEAFQNTVEAAQQAEELGFERFWVAEHHGMASRLAGTTPEVLLGHLAAETESIRLGSGAVLLNHYNPFKVAEQFGTIDALAPGRVDAGLGRANGSPAVDRALGTSRRVKNPDEDHRQKITAVVNHLYDDFPEAHQYADIEIPRSGADEPVPWVLGSSASSAKIAGQLGLRFCFAAFIRPSFAVPAFEAYREAFEPSSLAGGIDEPEGMVALNAVAAETDEEAARLRAVAEASFKRLQRGDVGSTPTVEEAIDELGGVPEPTPATLDADEWPRAISGSPETLAGLFEQLADRVGVDEMMVQHVVPDHDAALRSHELIAEGVGIEPRGD
- a CDS encoding class I SAM-dependent methyltransferase, with product MSVREEFDAWAAEGREQGMEERHWHTARPILARIPVEDGDTVLDLGTGSGYALRALRERGIDAGYGLDGSPEMARKAAGYTDDDAVGFLVGDFDHLPFADDSVDHVFSMEAFYYANDPDRVLSEIRRILRPGGTFYCAVNYYEENVASHDWQANIEVEMTRWNREQYREAFREAGLHVAEQDTVPDREIEIPEASAFPHEGFADRGAMVERYRTWGTLLTVGVAP